From a region of the Veillonellaceae bacterium genome:
- a CDS encoding gluconokinase produces the protein MVQKAIMGVDIGTTGCRAVIYRQDGTILANHSEDYPLYTPLAAWAEQDADDIYLAFIKVVSSAMKETALEPNQLAGICFSSVMHSLIPVNSAGEPLHRMLTWADSRGQKYTEKLQAEHDVTGFYRKTGCPLHPMYPLSKILWFRHERPNIFKYTAKFIGIKEYIFHKLCGRYLVDKSIATATALYNLHTLAWDQDLLKIVGITEAMLSEVVPNTYIVPNISPEIASLLGVPPETSIIIGASDGILSTIGAGAVNPGQVTAMIGTSGAVRVVTDRPHIDEKGRTWCYNMTENYWVLGGAINNGGIAFRWARDKFGTTEQYVADNLSIDTYEILSRYAEQKPAGSDGLVMLPLFSGERAPYYNANARGVLFGLNLNHGKRHIIRATLEGIIYSMYSVFAALEEVSGLSDEIRVGGSFTRSKLWVQIMADVFGRVITVPGQPEGSAFGAAVLGMHALGLISDIKEVGKFINISERYYPDQANHDRYQRLFKIYERIYYNLAKEFDEIAEIQRTWR, from the coding sequence ATGGTTCAGAAAGCTATAATGGGCGTAGACATCGGGACAACAGGCTGCCGGGCGGTAATTTACCGCCAAGATGGTACCATCCTGGCTAATCATTCAGAAGATTATCCATTATACACTCCCCTAGCCGCCTGGGCCGAGCAAGATGCAGACGATATCTATTTGGCCTTTATTAAGGTTGTCAGCAGCGCCATGAAAGAGACGGCCCTCGAGCCTAACCAACTTGCAGGTATATGTTTCAGCTCGGTTATGCATAGCCTGATTCCAGTAAACAGCGCCGGCGAGCCGCTTCACCGCATGCTTACCTGGGCTGATTCCCGTGGCCAAAAGTATACCGAAAAGCTACAAGCAGAGCATGATGTCACAGGATTTTACCGTAAGACAGGCTGTCCGCTGCATCCCATGTATCCTTTGTCAAAAATCTTATGGTTTAGGCATGAGCGCCCTAACATTTTTAAATATACGGCTAAGTTTATCGGCATTAAAGAATATATCTTCCATAAATTATGCGGCCGCTACCTTGTCGATAAATCAATCGCTACTGCAACGGCCTTGTATAACTTACACACCTTGGCCTGGGATCAGGATCTTTTAAAAATTGTTGGAATAACTGAAGCTATGCTGTCCGAAGTTGTCCCGAACACCTACATAGTTCCGAATATTTCCCCGGAAATAGCATCACTGCTCGGAGTTCCGCCAGAGACCTCCATTATTATCGGCGCTAGTGACGGAATCCTCTCAACTATCGGTGCAGGTGCAGTAAATCCCGGTCAGGTTACAGCAATGATTGGTACAAGCGGCGCTGTCAGAGTCGTTACCGACCGGCCCCATATTGATGAAAAAGGCCGTACTTGGTGTTACAATATGACCGAAAACTACTGGGTGCTCGGCGGCGCTATCAACAACGGCGGTATCGCTTTTCGGTGGGCCCGCGACAAGTTTGGGACGACCGAACAATATGTTGCGGACAACCTGAGCATCGATACCTATGAAATCCTTAGCCGCTATGCCGAGCAAAAGCCGGCCGGTTCCGACGGCCTTGTAATGCTGCCGCTTTTTTCAGGGGAAAGAGCTCCTTACTACAACGCTAATGCCCGCGGCGTATTGTTCGGCCTCAATCTTAATCATGGTAAACGGCATATCATCCGCGCCACGCTTGAAGGCATTATTTATTCCATGTACAGCGTATTCGCCGCCCTTGAGGAAGTATCCGGCCTATCGGATGAAATCCGGGTCGGCGGCAGCTTCACCCGGTCAAAATTATGGGTACAAATAATGGCCGATGTTTTTGGCCGCGTGATAACTGTTCCCGGTCAACCGGAAGGCTCGGCGTTCGGGGCAGCAGTCCTCGGTATGCATGCGCTTGGTTTGATTAGTGATATTAAAGAGGTCGGTAAGTTTATCAATATCAGCGAACGCTATTATCCTGACCAAGCTAACCACGACCGTTATCAGCGTTTATTCAAAATCTATGAACGCATCTATTACAATCTTGCAAAAGAGTTTGATGAAATCGCCGAAATACAGCGGACGTGGCGGTAA
- a CDS encoding nitrite reductase — translation MNLPLAKIPVLNKRVKFPVTPHIPGGLATPDQLRQLAATAEKYGGTLKIVGSSITIMGLNLADGEKALAELGAKPESFISKSVRPVNMCPGKPHCPMAQQDSTELGLRLDKEFFGQDAPAKIRIGVSACPNCCAEVFVKDVGLYGTAKGYVMAVGGNSGRKAQIAQVVAERVPGNEVAPIINNILEYFRENGKTKERLGQTIDRLGWDEFKARTIPEQYRK, via the coding sequence TTGAATCTGCCACTTGCCAAAATTCCCGTTTTAAATAAACGCGTTAAATTCCCGGTTACTCCACACATTCCTGGCGGTCTAGCCACACCAGACCAGCTTCGTCAATTAGCCGCAACGGCCGAGAAATATGGCGGAACTCTTAAAATAGTCGGCAGCAGTATCACAATCATGGGTCTTAACCTTGCCGACGGCGAAAAAGCGCTGGCTGAGCTCGGAGCAAAACCCGAATCCTTTATTTCCAAATCGGTGCGCCCGGTTAATATGTGTCCCGGCAAACCGCACTGTCCAATGGCTCAGCAGGATAGTACTGAGCTTGGGTTAAGACTTGATAAAGAATTCTTCGGTCAGGATGCTCCTGCCAAAATCCGGATCGGCGTAAGCGCTTGCCCAAACTGTTGCGCTGAGGTTTTTGTTAAAGATGTCGGTCTTTACGGCACAGCAAAGGGCTATGTAATGGCGGTAGGCGGCAATTCCGGCCGTAAAGCTCAAATAGCCCAAGTCGTCGCCGAACGCGTTCCGGGCAACGAAGTTGCCCCCATTATAAACAATATCCTCGAATATTTCCGTGAGAACGGTAAAACCAAAGAACGCCTCGGTCAAACCATTGACCGGCTTGGCTGGGACGAGTTTAAGGCCCGAACAATCCCTGAGCAATATCGTAAGTAA
- a CDS encoding carbohydrate ABC transporter permease, with protein MREKRLHKALWYAMVVIVVIPFLFPLAWIVLASFKTQAQIVTTPPLWVFTPTLENYKSVFVDQQFGRFLWNSSVIAVGSTVLSLIIGLPAAYTISRYKQRVLGVFILLARLMPGISYLIPWFILFSKIGMVDTYTALIASHMLVGLPFIVWIMVNYFDGLPRELEEAAQVDGCTLQGAFMKVVLPLSGPGILTATTLSFLFSWNNFMFSLVLSSERTKTLPIAIYNFVSYAEVSWGSVMAAAVVIILPAIILTMIFQKYVIKGLTMGAVKG; from the coding sequence ATGCGTGAAAAACGGCTGCACAAAGCTTTATGGTATGCAATGGTAGTCATTGTTGTAATTCCTTTTCTTTTCCCGTTGGCGTGGATAGTGCTGGCTTCGTTTAAAACCCAGGCCCAGATTGTGACCACACCACCGCTCTGGGTGTTTACGCCGACGCTTGAAAACTATAAAAGTGTTTTTGTGGATCAGCAATTTGGCCGGTTCTTGTGGAACAGCTCGGTAATTGCGGTTGGTTCGACGGTTTTGTCGCTGATTATCGGTTTGCCGGCTGCCTATACAATATCGCGTTATAAACAGCGGGTCTTAGGCGTATTTATTCTATTGGCCCGTTTAATGCCGGGAATATCATATCTTATCCCATGGTTTATTCTCTTTTCCAAAATTGGTATGGTGGATACCTACACTGCCCTTATTGCCAGTCATATGCTAGTGGGGCTGCCGTTCATCGTTTGGATCATGGTCAATTATTTTGACGGACTGCCGCGCGAACTGGAAGAGGCGGCACAGGTAGACGGCTGCACGCTGCAGGGCGCTTTTATGAAGGTAGTGCTGCCGTTATCAGGGCCGGGAATTTTAACGGCCACAACCCTTTCGTTTCTGTTTTCCTGGAACAACTTTATGTTCTCGCTGGTCCTAAGCTCAGAGCGGACTAAAACATTGCCAATTGCAATCTATAACTTTGTTTCGTATGCCGAGGTAAGCTGGGGCAGTGTTATGGCAGCAGCTGTTGTTATAATTCTGCCGGCCATAATCTTGACAATGATTTTCCAAAAGTACGTCATCAAAGGCCTGACAATGGGAGCAGTTAAAGGCTAG
- a CDS encoding DUF441 domain-containing protein, giving the protein MNLDNLPLLVIIVLSVIGNNQSVSIAALALLLIKLLGFEAWFPYIESHGISIGITILTLAVLVPIAQGNITIGDIFNSFKTPIGLTAVVIGIFVAWVASRGIPFMQATPEVVTALITGTILGVCFFKGLAVGPL; this is encoded by the coding sequence ATGAATCTCGATAACCTGCCCTTGCTGGTAATTATAGTCCTATCAGTCATCGGCAATAATCAATCAGTATCAATTGCAGCTTTAGCCTTATTGCTCATAAAGTTACTTGGGTTTGAAGCTTGGTTTCCTTACATCGAAAGCCACGGCATTAGTATCGGGATTACCATTTTAACATTAGCCGTGCTAGTCCCAATCGCGCAAGGCAATATCACCATCGGCGACATTTTTAATTCATTTAAAACTCCAATTGGCCTTACAGCAGTTGTTATCGGTATCTTTGTAGCTTGGGTAGCCAGTCGAGGCATTCCCTTTATGCAAGCAACTCCCGAAGTCGTGACAGCTTTGATTACCGGTACAATTCTCGGTGTCTGCTTTTTCAAAGGCTTGGCAGTCGGCCCGCT
- a CDS encoding chemotaxis protein codes for MKGTVVGTWVSTAHKIWGEDLAVRAMEHVGWPSDKIFLPTEEIEDAKPKNFAAFLARKTGKSEDEIWLAIGKDNIGTFFNSYPAFFRQESLYSFLRSMYDVHVVMVKRIPGANPPELLIESVSEYEAVLSYRSKRGMFGYLKGLLAGAAEHFKEDIATEVIESASDAMKIKIRFPKPITSTITYSLNQALGFTKSLPVKIGVAAAIVAAIINVAFVLMGANIPLWTALVSGVAAGLGAGFLLRPFQAVRDELKAIQERVYFTETKLKTADEFEEIFDTLAQYKKRVKSEFTGFKGISDEMDRYADNFNSLSDRMRETSNEISGVVYDVATAATNQAQETEHAVGILNGNLETLTTVVTEQTHNKQQLEAAVDEIDKGFEEVQASSTKLADSMQKFSDVKCSASDLKQQAAKITEITGMVAAIAGQTNLLALNAAIEAARAGEQGRGFAVVAEEVRKLAEQSQEHSTSIASDLQVLMNIISGVVDAIQEEYDVLAAESRQLAEVVTGNTKNVGNIRKVADNIVDMIGKLEHEMSGLSEVYGKIESLAAISEENSAATEEVSASVSVYNDKLQDMMDKIREFKNVIQHFGEDINQYRT; via the coding sequence ATGAAAGGCACTGTTGTAGGAACTTGGGTGAGCACAGCTCATAAAATTTGGGGCGAGGATTTGGCGGTACGGGCCATGGAGCATGTGGGCTGGCCTAGCGATAAGATATTCTTGCCGACTGAAGAGATTGAAGATGCAAAACCGAAAAATTTTGCCGCCTTTCTGGCGCGTAAAACCGGGAAATCCGAAGATGAGATATGGCTGGCAATCGGTAAGGATAATATTGGCACTTTTTTTAACAGCTATCCAGCCTTTTTTAGGCAGGAGAGCCTGTATTCTTTCCTGCGGTCGATGTACGATGTCCATGTTGTAATGGTCAAGCGAATTCCGGGGGCAAATCCGCCTGAGCTATTGATTGAATCGGTATCGGAATATGAAGCAGTTTTAAGTTACCGCTCAAAACGAGGCATGTTTGGCTATTTGAAAGGCTTGCTAGCCGGTGCGGCTGAACATTTTAAGGAAGATATTGCAACTGAGGTCATCGAATCGGCTTCTGATGCAATGAAGATAAAAATTCGCTTTCCGAAACCAATAACCAGTACGATTACATATAGCTTGAATCAAGCGTTGGGTTTTACAAAAAGCCTGCCGGTTAAAATTGGCGTAGCGGCAGCGATAGTCGCGGCTATAATAAATGTGGCCTTCGTGCTCATGGGGGCAAATATTCCGTTATGGACGGCATTAGTTAGCGGCGTTGCGGCTGGACTGGGTGCAGGATTCTTGCTGCGGCCCTTTCAGGCAGTCCGCGATGAGCTAAAGGCAATTCAAGAGCGGGTGTATTTTACCGAAACAAAGCTTAAAACAGCCGATGAGTTTGAAGAAATTTTTGATACTCTTGCTCAATATAAAAAACGGGTAAAAAGCGAGTTTACCGGCTTTAAGGGCATTAGCGATGAAATGGACAGGTATGCGGACAATTTCAATAGCTTATCCGACCGGATGCGTGAAACATCGAATGAAATTTCCGGCGTAGTATACGATGTTGCAACAGCGGCCACTAATCAAGCGCAGGAGACTGAACATGCCGTTGGAATACTAAACGGCAACCTTGAAACATTGACAACAGTAGTGACTGAGCAGACCCATAACAAACAGCAGCTTGAGGCAGCGGTAGACGAAATCGATAAAGGCTTTGAAGAAGTCCAGGCTTCAAGCACCAAGCTGGCGGATAGCATGCAGAAGTTCTCCGATGTAAAATGTTCAGCTTCCGATCTTAAACAGCAGGCCGCTAAAATAACCGAGATTACCGGTATGGTTGCTGCCATCGCCGGCCAAACTAATTTACTTGCTTTAAATGCAGCTATTGAAGCGGCCAGGGCCGGTGAACAGGGACGCGGGTTTGCTGTGGTGGCCGAAGAAGTCCGCAAACTGGCTGAGCAGTCGCAGGAACATTCTACCTCAATTGCTAGTGACTTGCAGGTTCTAATGAATATTATCAGCGGTGTTGTTGACGCAATCCAGGAAGAATATGATGTGCTTGCTGCGGAAAGCCGTCAGTTGGCAGAAGTTGTGACAGGCAACACCAAGAATGTCGGTAATATCCGGAAAGTTGCCGATAATATTGTAGACATGATTGGAAAATTGGAACATGAAATGTCCGGCCTGAGCGAAGTATACGGCAAGATTGAGTCACTGGCCGCCATTTCAGAAGAAAATTCTGCGGCTACCGAAGAGGTCAGCGCCTCGGTATCGGTTTATAATGATAAACTGCAGGATATGATGGACAAGATCCGTGAATTCAAAAATGTTATTCAGCATTTCGGGGAAGACATTAATCAATATCGTACCTAA
- the gnd gene encoding decarboxylating NADP(+)-dependent phosphogluconate dehydrogenase has translation MTPDYDIGLVGLAVMGENLVLNMAGKGFNVVVYNRTVSKVDSFLQGKAQGLSIGGAHSIAEFAAMLQKPRKVMLMVKAGPPVDDMINELLPYLERGDIIVDGGNSFFADTRRRAGELAARGIRFVGMGVSGGEEGALKGPSLMPGGHEDAYNELAPIFTSIAAQVSDRPCCAYVGPDGAGHYVKMVHNGIEYGDMQLISEAYYIMKETLGLSTRKMHDVFNAWNKGELDSYLIEITSNILLKLDDETGKPLVEVILDKAGQKGTGKWTSQSALDLGVPTPTITEAVFARCMSAYKTERVAASKVLSGPKAEFAGNKTEFIAAIHDALYASKICSYAQGFALLKAASDEYNWNLNYGDVALLWQGGCIIRARFLGRIQEAFHRNARLANLLLDPFFSSVMDKTQDNWRLVVKTCKELGIPTPAFSASLDYYDSYRRAVLPANLIQAQRDYFGAHTYERIDREGWFHSEW, from the coding sequence TTGACACCGGATTATGATATTGGGTTAGTTGGTCTTGCTGTCATGGGAGAGAACTTAGTTCTTAATATGGCGGGCAAGGGATTTAATGTTGTTGTATATAACCGGACAGTCAGCAAAGTTGACTCATTTTTACAGGGAAAGGCGCAAGGATTGTCGATTGGCGGTGCCCATTCGATAGCAGAATTTGCGGCTATGCTCCAAAAGCCGCGCAAAGTTATGCTTATGGTTAAAGCCGGACCGCCGGTAGATGACATGATCAACGAGCTATTACCGTACTTAGAACGCGGCGATATTATTGTCGATGGCGGCAACTCTTTTTTTGCCGATACCCGCCGCCGTGCGGGCGAGCTTGCCGCTAGAGGGATTAGATTTGTTGGTATGGGCGTATCGGGCGGTGAAGAGGGGGCTCTCAAAGGTCCTAGCCTTATGCCGGGCGGTCACGAGGATGCTTATAATGAACTGGCCCCGATTTTCACTAGCATCGCAGCACAGGTAAGTGATAGACCCTGTTGTGCCTATGTGGGACCTGACGGAGCTGGTCACTATGTAAAAATGGTCCACAACGGTATTGAATACGGTGATATGCAGCTGATAAGCGAAGCCTATTATATAATGAAAGAAACGCTTGGTCTTAGCACCAGGAAAATGCATGATGTATTCAACGCCTGGAACAAGGGTGAATTAGATTCTTATCTTATTGAAATCACCAGTAATATCTTATTGAAATTAGATGATGAGACCGGCAAACCGTTAGTTGAAGTAATTTTGGATAAAGCGGGGCAAAAGGGGACCGGCAAGTGGACATCGCAAAGTGCGCTTGATTTAGGAGTGCCGACACCTACTATTACTGAGGCAGTATTTGCCCGCTGTATGTCAGCCTATAAGACTGAACGGGTAGCGGCGTCCAAGGTGCTGAGCGGACCGAAAGCAGAGTTTGCTGGAAACAAAACAGAATTTATTGCCGCTATCCATGATGCGCTGTATGCCTCCAAAATATGCTCTTACGCGCAAGGGTTCGCGCTGTTAAAAGCAGCCAGCGATGAATATAACTGGAATCTCAATTACGGTGATGTAGCGCTACTGTGGCAGGGGGGCTGCATTATCCGGGCGCGTTTTTTGGGGCGAATCCAGGAAGCCTTCCACCGCAATGCTAGACTGGCTAATCTGCTGTTAGACCCATTTTTCAGCTCGGTTATGGATAAAACTCAGGATAACTGGCGATTAGTAGTCAAAACCTGCAAGGAATTAGGTATCCCCACTCCGGCTTTTAGCGCCTCACTCGACTACTATGACAGCTACCGCCGCGCCGTACTGCCTGCCAATTTGATTCAGGCTCAGCGCGACTACTTTGGCGCCCATACTTATGAGCGAATTGACCGTGAAGGCTGGTTTCACTCGGAGTGGTAA
- the ugpC gene encoding sn-glycerol-3-phosphate ABC transporter ATP-binding protein UgpC produces the protein MGKVVCEHVVKKFGQVTAVDDFNLEIEDNEFIVIVGPSGCGKSTSLRMIAGLEEQTSGNIYIGGQLVNDKPPRDRNIAMVFQNYALYPHMNVYDNMAFSLKLHGVAKDEIDRKVKEAAEVLNISDYLSRKPKELSGGQRQRVALGRAIVREPAVFLMDEPLSNLDAKLRVQMRTEISKLHARLGATTIYVTHDQTEAMTMADRIVVMKDGIIQQISDPQTLYDKPVNRFVASFIGAPPMNFINCRLDRNAGGGELTANGMKVAIPTAWADTIGRCVANEVVLGVRPENIHPGQQDSSDISARVEVVEPLGSETLLHLKLGEQNLIVKVNPDYKPALGQIIKLTFEMNKAHLFSHDSGLTII, from the coding sequence ATGGGAAAAGTAGTTTGTGAGCATGTTGTCAAAAAGTTTGGTCAGGTTACGGCGGTTGATGATTTTAATCTGGAAATTGAAGATAACGAGTTTATTGTTATTGTTGGACCTTCAGGCTGCGGCAAGTCGACTTCACTGCGCATGATTGCCGGGCTGGAGGAGCAGACTTCGGGAAATATTTATATTGGCGGGCAGCTAGTTAACGATAAACCACCGCGCGACCGCAATATCGCTATGGTCTTTCAGAACTACGCGCTGTATCCGCATATGAATGTCTATGATAATATGGCGTTTAGTCTAAAACTGCATGGTGTGGCCAAAGATGAAATTGATCGAAAGGTTAAAGAAGCGGCCGAGGTTTTAAATATCAGCGATTATCTTAGCCGTAAGCCAAAAGAATTATCAGGGGGCCAGCGGCAGCGGGTAGCGCTGGGGCGGGCGATTGTGCGCGAACCGGCAGTGTTCCTAATGGATGAGCCGCTGTCTAATCTGGATGCCAAGCTTAGAGTCCAAATGCGCACCGAGATATCAAAACTGCATGCCAGGCTGGGAGCTACCACCATCTATGTAACCCATGACCAGACCGAGGCCATGACAATGGCTGATCGGATAGTTGTCATGAAAGACGGAATAATTCAGCAAATTTCCGATCCGCAGACGCTGTACGACAAGCCGGTTAACCGGTTTGTAGCTAGTTTTATCGGCGCGCCGCCAATGAATTTTATTAATTGCCGCCTTGACAGAAATGCCGGGGGCGGAGAACTTACTGCCAACGGCATGAAAGTCGCAATTCCGACTGCTTGGGCTGATACAATCGGCCGTTGTGTTGCAAACGAGGTTGTCCTTGGAGTAAGGCCTGAGAATATTCATCCCGGCCAGCAAGATTCGTCTGATATAAGTGCTAGGGTTGAAGTAGTCGAGCCGCTTGGGTCTGAGACCCTGCTCCATCTAAAATTAGGTGAGCAAAATCTTATTGTTAAGGTAAATCCTGATTATAAACCGGCGCTTGGTCAAATAATTAAACTGACATTCGAAATGAATAAAGCCCATTTATTTTCTCATGATTCCGGGCTGACGATTATCTAG
- a CDS encoding sugar ABC transporter permease gives MMAFPITYTVWVSLTDWSMASSGSVKFIGLQNYIDLFSDDRFYNSVKLTIYFTVLAVGVETVLGVAIALILNREFQGKGLVKGILLLPMVATPVAIGLAWTLFYEPTIGLGNYALQLLGMAPSKWLASNTAVIPSLALVDIWEWTPMVTLIVLAGLASLPNEPYEAALVDGASEWQIFRYITLPLLFPTIMIAVVLRGIDAFKTFDIIYTMTAGGPGFASETLNIYAYNLAFGYFKFGAASSALVALLALVLGSSLIVLWIRRSWEQ, from the coding sequence ATGATGGCTTTTCCAATTACCTATACTGTTTGGGTCAGCCTGACAGATTGGTCAATGGCGTCAAGCGGTTCTGTCAAGTTCATAGGCTTGCAAAACTATATTGACTTATTCAGCGATGACCGTTTCTATAATTCGGTCAAGCTGACAATATACTTTACTGTATTGGCTGTCGGTGTTGAAACGGTGCTAGGGGTAGCCATAGCCCTTATTCTTAATCGTGAATTTCAGGGGAAAGGCTTGGTCAAAGGGATTCTGCTGCTCCCAATGGTGGCAACACCGGTGGCGATTGGTCTGGCGTGGACCTTGTTCTATGAACCGACGATTGGGTTAGGAAATTACGCTCTGCAGCTGTTAGGAATGGCGCCGTCGAAATGGCTGGCTTCCAACACTGCGGTAATTCCTTCGCTGGCGTTGGTTGATATATGGGAATGGACGCCGATGGTAACGCTTATTGTGCTGGCTGGGCTAGCCTCGCTGCCCAACGAGCCGTATGAGGCAGCTTTGGTGGATGGCGCCAGCGAGTGGCAGATCTTTCGCTATATCACGCTGCCGCTGCTATTTCCGACTATAATGATTGCCGTTGTTTTGCGTGGCATTGACGCTTTTAAAACTTTTGACATTATCTATACAATGACGGCGGGCGGCCCGGGGTTTGCGTCCGAGACGCTGAATATTTACGCTTATAATTTAGCCTTCGGCTATTTCAAATTTGGCGCGGCTTCCTCGGCGCTGGTGGCGCTTCTGGCACTGGTGCTGGGCAGCAGCCTGATCGTGTTGTGGATACGGCGGTCATGGGAACAATAA
- a CDS encoding sugar ABC transporter substrate-binding protein, whose product MKSLVKRGLMFAGALVLAAAVAGCGSSGQKAADGQKFAGQTIRFVASNHTYTDAIKPLIPEFEKKTGIKVNMESYFEDQLTQKLTVEFTSKSSTIDVFMTRPLQEGRLFTKNNWYQPLNTYLSDSQKTPADWKWNDFQKSAVDATTLKGNVYAVPIVTEWQTLFYRKDLFEQAGLTPPKTLEELEAAAKKLHNPSAGMYGIVSRGQRGAAVTQFSSYLYGHGGDFLKDGKCVLDSPQAVQAIQYYGRILHDYGPPGVTNMSWPQAQALMASGKVAMWTDASTLLPGLLDPQKSKVADKVGLAMFPAGPAGQHPFMVVPWAVAVSNQSKNKDAAWEFVKWMSSEEVMKKAQLAGNTTTRNAIWSAQAVLAKLHPGMADIAKQTGGIAVPYDRPVMTAVVEARDAIGDVIVKSIESGGKADIASLAKEATAKVNELLSKSGELSQ is encoded by the coding sequence ATGAAAAGTTTGGTTAAGCGGGGACTGATGTTCGCCGGCGCGTTGGTATTAGCGGCGGCGGTCGCTGGCTGCGGCAGCAGCGGGCAAAAAGCGGCAGATGGGCAGAAGTTTGCCGGGCAGACTATCCGATTTGTAGCCTCTAACCATACCTACACAGATGCCATAAAGCCGCTTATTCCGGAGTTTGAGAAGAAAACCGGCATAAAGGTCAATATGGAGAGCTATTTCGAAGATCAGCTTACGCAAAAACTGACTGTTGAATTTACTTCCAAATCGTCAACAATTGACGTGTTTATGACGAGACCGCTCCAAGAGGGCCGGTTGTTTACTAAAAACAATTGGTACCAGCCGCTCAACACATATTTGAGCGATAGCCAGAAGACTCCTGCCGACTGGAAATGGAATGACTTCCAAAAGTCGGCTGTTGATGCGACAACGCTGAAGGGTAATGTCTATGCTGTGCCGATTGTCACTGAGTGGCAGACGTTATTTTATCGCAAAGATTTATTCGAACAGGCCGGACTGACTCCGCCCAAGACCTTAGAAGAACTTGAAGCTGCAGCTAAGAAACTTCATAATCCGTCGGCCGGCATGTATGGCATTGTCTCCCGTGGCCAGCGCGGGGCTGCTGTAACGCAGTTCTCCAGCTATTTATATGGTCATGGCGGCGATTTCCTAAAGGACGGCAAGTGTGTCTTAGATTCGCCGCAGGCTGTGCAGGCCATTCAATACTACGGACGAATTCTGCATGACTACGGCCCGCCGGGTGTAACGAATATGAGCTGGCCGCAGGCGCAGGCTTTGATGGCCAGTGGCAAAGTAGCAATGTGGACAGATGCCAGTACATTACTGCCAGGTTTGTTAGATCCACAGAAATCGAAAGTCGCAGATAAGGTTGGTTTAGCGATGTTCCCAGCCGGCCCAGCCGGACAGCATCCGTTCATGGTAGTGCCTTGGGCGGTAGCGGTTTCGAATCAGTCGAAGAATAAAGACGCTGCTTGGGAATTTGTTAAATGGATGTCCAGTGAAGAAGTTATGAAGAAAGCCCAGCTTGCCGGCAATACAACAACCCGCAATGCTATATGGAGCGCTCAGGCCGTGCTTGCCAAGCTGCATCCGGGCATGGCTGATATAGCAAAACAAACAGGTGGAATTGCGGTTCCGTATGACCGTCCGGTAATGACAGCCGTCGTTGAAGCGCGTGACGCCATCGGTGATGTCATTGTAAAATCGATTGAATCCGGCGGTAAAGCCGATATTGCTTCATTGGCCAAAGAGGCGACTGCCAAAGTTAATGAATTGTTGAGCAAGTCCGGAGAGCTTAGTCAGTAA